The sequence tACAATGCTTTTAAGCAATTCACAAAGCTGGTTGCTGGAGTTCATTATGCTGTTGCGTATTTCCTGAGTTGTCAACTGCCTAGTCAGGGTGTCACCGATGAACACCAGTTTGTGAGCACTTAAGATGACAAACTTGCTATGAGCAACAAAGATCCTTGGTGGCTGTGCAGCACTAATGCAGCTGAAGAAGGCATCAATGGCATTTAAAAGGGAAATGAAATGAGTCTCGCACTGGTCCGAGTAAAACAAAAGCAGTTGCCTTTCTTGAGAGGCTACCAGGCTGTTTGCAGGGTGAGGACCTTGAGGTGGCTTCCATTTTGAGATGTCATTTTCCACTGGCTTTGTGATTTCTTGTTCCAGCCACTGGAATTGATTcagctgaaaagaaaacagcagaGTCAAGGCCACGTACTACACGACGCGTGACACAGCATCCTTCTCTCTAACAGCAAACTCAGGTGGTGGAGGACAAAATGGGGTCACTGAGAAATAAGAGCATCAGCATGCTCGGGTGaaacccaaagtttgcagaagtatattttaaaaaaagttttgtgcCTTGACTTTGAAGctgtaagcctgcaggcagggactgtcATATTTTAAACCTGCGTACAGTGCTTGGTACATTTACAtgctttataaaataataaaggaaaaaaagaaactaaaaaGGGGCCACTTCCCCCTTCCCCGCAagagcccaatgaggactgagcatgctcagtggcctccaagagccaTGGAAAGTTGAGtatcagttggggggggggaagagtgaaGTGGCCAGCTGATAGTAGTTTGGAAAAGGAAGGCACTGCAGGGTGAGTGGAATCAGGGTCAGCCTAAGACATGCTGCTACCTCAGGCAATTTAGCAAACTGTGACCTCCTCGAAGGCTTGCCAAATTATTTTTGTTCCCTACAATCCCACAAAGACCATTcttctccctggcagtaaaaatacaagaacaccGCACATGTCGTGGGATGGAGCCAGGGAGCCTCTGTCCCAATACCAGCATCGATGCTTCCTGACATGGATGGGCTGGGTCGCTGCCAGCAGTTGCACTGGCAGGACTGCCGCTGCCAATCAGGTGCTCCCACTGGTGACCCAAGCAACCCAGTCCAGGAAAGCACTAGTGACACCAGTGTTAGGAAGGAGGCTCCACCTCACCACATGTGCTTAATATTAAATAAACAGCTACAGCTTGCTTGCCCTTTTATGACATCCAAAATCTGCTACCTGAAGTGGCTGTCTTATTCGGCCTAATGGCAGGGTCTGGCTCTGAGTGGAATCCTGAAGCAACTTATTAGGAAACGAACAAGAGAGTATTCTTGTTAGTGGGCAAAGattcactgcaacattttgttttggGTCCCATTGGTTCTAATTGTAATTTACGGACCTAATTGCTTTTGATAATAATGCAGCCATTTGGCATCCCAGCCTTTACAATATCCTTACCAGCCACTGACACAAATAATCATGATTAACtatattttttgaaaaattaaagGAAGGGTATTCCCCGGATTGGTCCTGATTGGAGAACTTAATGACTAAAAAAATGTCAAACACATTAACCAGTTTGCACAtaacgctaagccaaactatgattTAGTGTGAGTGTGCAGATTCCTGGAGAGGAAATTGtggtcctcctgctgctgcactcCTGTAAACTATACCGTAGTCTGACTTAGTGTGTAATCCAAACCCGGCCTCATGGTTGGCTTCACTCTAGACCagactttttcaaccagtgtgcctccagatgttgttggaccacaactcccatcagcctcagccagcattgccaatggtcaggaaagatgggagttgtggttcaacaacatctggaggcacactggttgggaaaggctgctctagacaaatCCTGAGGTGTAAATCAAGGTTTGCTCTTGGTTTGACAAACCAGGACCCTGGTTTAGACCAGAGCAGGAGCACAGCAGTCGTGATTCCTCTCTGGGAACTCTCATGCTTACACCTTCATGCTAAGCcaaaggtagccaatgtggcaccctccagatgttttggatttcagttcccatcagccccagccagcaaggtcaatggttagggatgatgctGTTACAGttcacatctgaagggcatcacattggctacccatgtgctaagccatggtttggctcagtGTTATGTGCGAACCAGGTCTTTGAcagcctgggggaggggggtatCTATGCATCCTCCTATTTCAACAGCATTCTCTCAGAGGTCTGGTTCTGTAAAAAGACAGTACCACCATGCATTCTCCATTCAGTGCCATTTGTTTAACATCTGCCTATCCTTTTTTTCCCTTGACATTTTTGGTGCTCTTTCCACAAACCTTACCTGATGATGCTCCAGCTGCATCTTATTCTGCTTGATGATATTTTCCTTTTCTAGAAGCTCTTTCTGTTGCCTTTCAAACTCTTCCTTCCCCTGATCAGACATTTTTTTGAGGGAAAAAAGTCACATCACACAAATGCATCTCTTGAGATGACAGTCAACCAGTATCATAGCTATTGCACAGCAGGTATTTCATTCTGTTCTCACTCCAGTTTTTactatggaggaggaggaaggcatacAAGAACAGAGAGATCTCACAGTTTGAAATGATCCCAATAAAAAGAGCTACACAGAATGAGTTTTTCATGTCACCAACAAGCAAGGCGGGATGGGGAAGGGATGAGAGTTTTCACTCTCCTGCCGCGTCGCCTGGAGACTTCCCTTTCTCATTTGCATTGAaatataagaacttaagaagaacctgctgggtcAGTCcaatggcctgtctagtccagcatcctggtcacacagtggtcaaccagacacCTGTGGGCAGCCCAGGATGTGAatacaacagtactctccccacttgtgattcccagcaactggtattcagaagtatattgcctccaagagtggaggcagaacacagccattctggctagtagccactggcagGAGATGGGGAGAACAGCCTACTACTGTGACATCATATGCTAGGGAGCTGCCATCCAGAAAGTGGGTGCCAGTGAGGGATTTCCACCTTCCACAGCAGAACGTGAAGATGAAGAAGGAAAGAGCTTGGCAGATTAGGAAAGGGCAGTGAATCCTACTTAGGAAATGAGAGACATACCCATAAATACAGACCTCATCAGGGTTGAAGATATTTCTGAAAGGTCTTGTCAACAAGGTGGTATATAAGCTTGAAGAAAAAAGGGAGGGGCCAGATTCAAGTTTATACAACTCTGAATGATGTAgggcagatattgttggactcctactcccacCATTCCTGTCCACTGaccatggttgctggggctgatgggagctggagtccaaccacaacTGGATGACCACCAGTTCCCCCTCTGTGGTACAGGGAGACTAGATTAGATGGATATTTTGCTCCCTCACTTTCAATATTCCAAACAGAGGGTTGCCCAAAGAAATTATTTGGtggcaggctcagggcctgacaaCAAGGAAAGAAAGCTTCACCCAACATACAATTAATATGTGAAAATCATTTCTAGGAGgaagatgtgatgatggccactGCCACTAACTTACATGGCTCTAAAGGAGAATATaggcaaattaatggaagatCCTTCATTACAgctcaatggaacttcctctgaataccagttgctgggagacaAACAACAGAGGGAGGCTATTGCTGTCGTGCCCTGCTTGCCAGCCGCTCCCAAAAGCCATCTGGCTGGTCCCTGCCGGAAGCAGAATggtgaacataggaacatagggagctaccTTATaatgtgtcagaccattggtctttatctagctcagaactgtctgcaatgactggcagcagttatCCAGGATTTTCAGCAGAGCTGCctggaggttgaacctgggaccttctgcatgcaaagcaggtgctctaccactgagttacagcccatgCCCAAACgtggcttgatccagcaaagCACGACCATACAGCACTCACCTGCAAGTGCACATAATCATAATCATCCATCCAGCTCTTTTCTGAGCCATCACTGCTGctgcattggcaatgctggtccTTGGAAAGAAGCGGTGGCAAAGAAGTGCAATGGCCCTGGCTTTTGTCTCCAGGGTGCAGCATCTGGGTCTGAGGACTGTCATACACATAATCTGCAATCTCTGATGCATTCTTTAAATAAGAGCCGCAAGGCCCTTGTTTGAAGAGCACCTCAGTATTGACGCTGATGCTGGTGGTCAGTTGTTTAGCATCATCTGGGATTGTCCTTGCCACCATAACAAACCGATCCAGATTGTCACACTTGTTCTGGAGTTTGTTGACAGCCAAGACATTCAAGGACCAGCTGCAGTTATTGAGGTCATGGCTAGTCTGGGTTAAAATCTGATGAGAATCATCCAGCCTCTGCAGCTCCCTCCTCATTTTGTTGTAGAGGCTGAGCTCAGAGAGGAAGGAAGCGTTGGCCGTGGCTCCTTTGGCAAAATGAAGGTAGTCGACCAGCGACTGCTCCACCTTCTCAACAGCTGTGTGGATCTTGTTGATGTGCTTTTCCATGTACTCATAAGACCGCCAGTCAGGGTTGATGAAGGCCATTAAACTGGAGACGGTGGTCTCTACCATGTTCTGATGCCAGTAAAGTCTCTCTATGGCTGTGTCAGGATCTAGCGCTAGTCTTCTGTCCTTCTCAGGAGTGGCTGAAAAAGAAGATTCCTTTGATTTTGTGGAAGATGTGGACATGTTACTCCTGGTGCTCCCTGTGCTAGAAAAGGATAACCTGTTCATCCCATCAGTCACATCCTGCAGTCTTTTAGTGTCCTGTGTAACCTGTGGAGGCACGTCGTAGACACCCTCTTTCCCTTCAGGATTTAGGCCATCACCAAATCCCAAGTGCTGTCCAGGGAATGGGACTCCTCGGGGAGTGTCATATACATCCATCTGGGGAGTTATTTGCTGCCCAGCAAATTGAGTTTGGTGGCTCACTGGAACATCATACAGGCCTTGTTGGTGTGGAGTTAGGTCAGAAGGGCTGCAAATGCATTTCTGTCCAGATTCTTTTGCAGCTCCTTTGGCCATGGGAGGTGGAACATCGTACACACCTTCTGGCCTCACCTCATGCTTTCCGCAAGCAGCCCAGTCAGACAAGCGTTCCCTGGGATCTGTGGCACCTCTACATGCCAAAGGAGGAATGGCATAGATCTGGAACATGAAATGCAAAGCCATGAGGCATAAAAAGGCATTGTCCCCATATAGCAGGACCTGTAATTTATTATAGAAGATAGTGGCATATTTACAGAAATGGCTGCACTACTTACACAGAAGGTAAAAGCTTGGCTGTTGAGGTGTGATCTTGGGATCAATATGGGCACACCTCATGGCACCCTCAGTAACATCAAACTGGGCTGGACATATGATGCAATTATTCCCCAGTGCCCAGGGAAGGTTAGTGGTGGCATGGGAAGTAATTACATAATGCATCTTATCCAGATGGTTCACCTGTAGAAGTGTTAACCACTACATTGTGCTCTGTAGCTGTTGTTTATCCTCACCAAAGCCATAGCACTAACAGGAAGGAAGTTCCAGAATGGCCACGGAACTGATTATGTCTCCAAAATCAGGAACAGTGTAGCTTGCGATGACCCAGTGTCAATGCCCTCCGCACTACCTGCTCACACCCTACAGAcattgcatctgctttgcacacagaagatcccaggctcattccctggcatctccaggtggatccagagaagactcctgcctgaaaccctggagagccactgccagacaacactgagctaagaTGGACTGattgtctgactcagtgcaaggcagcttctgatgttcttatggttGTGATGCTCTGTGGCAAGACCGTTCAGGCAGGGTCTCACAGAAGAGCAGCTCACAGACACTGGTTGTGCAAGAGTGCGCATCCTGATGTGAACCTTTCACAGGGATTGGTGCAGCCAGAGCCTCAGAGAAACCAATAGAGCAACTGGGCCCCAGAAGCAACATGGATGAACTCCTCGAAGGTGAAGCAAAAAGATACAAATCAGCCCATTGCTGGCATGCTGATTTTTAAACTCTAATTATACAAATAGCTTACTTAAAGCTAGTAATTAAACTCTGAAGTTTATCTTTATtacagttttaaataaataagcgaGCTGCAAGCTTGAAGGAATGTTTAAAGGGCTAGAGTTCAAAGTGCTCCCTGCATTTTCTTCCACCTTTCTTAAAATGCAAAATGTACTTTTTTGTTTAAACATGTCTTCAATCTAGCATGAAATTACATGTTTGCTTTAAATGGAAGAGCTATATACTTACACCTTTTGCAGGAGGAACATCATAGACCCCTTGAGATTCCACATCTCCCATTTGAGTGGCTTGCGCAGGACCTTTAAATGATGCAGGGGGCACATCATATATCTAAGGTAAGAACAGGTGTGTTACCAAAGAAAAACATCATGCTAACTGTCATTTTAAATCAATCCAACTCTGCTCCCAACCTTTGCTTGGCAACTGGTAATTCTTTTTGTGACAAACAGGATGAGGTTTGGGATTTAACTTTCTGCTGCTTAGTAGTAGttgtttttaagacatttcttgacaattttcatGCTTTCCTACAGGAGCAGACTTTTCATTCCTCTAGCTTTGGAAAAAAATGAATTTTAGAAATACATTTTTGGGGAACTaagatcatatttatttattttatgacacTTGCAATCtacctttccttgaaggagctcaCAGAGGCTTACGTGGTCTCTtcccttttatcctcataacaactctgtgaggaAGATTAGGATGAGAGGTAGCAAGGTGCCCAAAATTACCCAGTGAGTGGCTGAACAAGGCTTTGAACCTAGATCTCACCAGACACTCtaatccaacactccaaccactacaccacactggcttaatgTGAGCATTTAAAATATGGGGCCAGCTATACAACTAGCAAAATGAAACTGTGAAGTTTTCCTTAAGATCACACCACTACAAATGTGGGTtgttatgtgtgtgggggggggaggggatataATAAAGAATGTAAGTTCAAAATATTTTTCTCTGACATTCTAGTTTAAAACATACAGGGAAATTGTATGCGCATGTGTGGGGGCATTCAAACTTGCCACTCCTCGCCTTTATCTTCTAGTGCAGGGGTAGGCaacctcaagcccaggggccaaatgtgctcctccaggcctctctatctagctCTCAAGTCTCCCAGGGCCACACCCTGCTTCACTCACTGAGTGTTCTGGCCTGGCTGGAACAGTGTCCTTCAGTTTTGACAATGCTTCTTGCTCgcctggatggagagggatgtgtgagtgaatATAGAAACTACTCTACCGTACACAGGTGAAAGGGACAGTTATTCAAGACCCTTACAAAGTTTGtgataaaaaaaccctgaaaatcaAGTTGTGCCacatattttaatacatttaaCTCCATTTCCATATTTCAATATcactttaattgtgtttttagtaTAATTAGGAACAATACATTCCAGGacataaaacataagaagagccttgattGATCAGACCAAATGTCCGTCTAGACTAGTATTTGGAAACTCAAAATTAGCTGCCAGCCTGAGAGGCCCACAAACAAGGTATGAAGGCAACTGCTCTTCctatgtctcccccccccccgagctacTGCTATTCAGTGGTACACTGCTCCTGAACATGTAAGTTCCATTTAGGCTGACagcctatatccacttacctaggagtaagctccactgaacctgacttacttctgagtagacattataggattgcactgttagatctGTAAATGGCCACTGGCCATTAAAATGATCCTTTATGAATTTCCCTaagccccctttaaagccatcagcAGTTAACCTAATGAGCCAGTAATTGTTCTGCTTCCTCTTAGacctccctccctttttaaatTGATGTTAACTTGGCTACCTTCCAATCTTTCAGTAAGGAGGCCAATTTTCATGACAGTTGAATATTATGTTAGAAGATCTGCAATTTAACGTTTGAGCTCAAGTGACCTGTTAAATTTTAATGTGAGCATTAGCAGGGCTGGTTTTTCTATTGGCAGAGGGACACGGTCACCTTGGGTAGCTGATTTTGGGTAGTGCTGAAAGGGCAATAACTGTCaattatttaaattattattatatttttactgccTGGGAGAGACACTTGTGCAATTTCTTTTCCTCAGGTGACAAAACAACCTGTTCCACCTTTGTTACTGTGCACTTTGATTTTGCTGGTTTGAGGGGTGGTGTAACCCctcataaagcacattgcaatagtccaatcggGAGGTTGTTTCAGCATGAATAGCTGCAGCCAGCTTATTCCAGCCCAGACACGTCAGTAGCCAGCAAATGAGGCACAGGCCCCCctcaccactgaggccacctgggcttcAAGTGACAGTCTGGAATGAAGGagctgacttaggctgcaatccaatacacacttacctgctagtaagtcccattgaacccaatggagcttacttctgagtgggcaTATATTGGATTGCTACCCTAGACTATGCACCTGTATTGGGATATTTGCCCTTGCCCAAGAAATGCCTCGTGTCCAGCCTCAATCTCCATTCTCACCCAGaggtgaggggagagagaggggctgtgtacacatcatacatttaaagcacactcaacGCATATGCCTCCTCCCccgaactctgggaattgtagtttaccccttgcagagctacagttcacagcacccttaacaaatgacagttcccaggattctttggggggtactttaaatgtatggtgtgtatacatACCATTAGGGGATGATTGTTTCCCCGACTTGCCCCACCCTCTGGCCCTAGAAGACCTCATAAGGGAACCACAGCCAGAATATCTGTGAGGGGGCTCTGTggggtttgtgtttttttgccacccCTAGCCCTATCAGCTTTGGGATGTAAAGGTACTGAGTATTGTTAAAGGACCTATAGGAAAGCTTATGCTCCCTTTTTGATATTTTCTAAAGGAATTATTAATTGTTGAATTGTTTGTGTTATATTGCTGTGATATTGCAGACAGCCGGTGtgccatagtggttagagtgttgaactaggacctgggagaccattgttcaaatcaccacttagctatgaagctcactgggtgaccttgggccaggctcAGTCTCTcaggcctaacctacctcacagggttgttgtaaggataacatggggcgggggagaaccatgtacactaccttgaactcctcgaaggaaaggtgggatgtgaaTGTTATGCATTATGAT is a genomic window of Rhineura floridana isolate rRhiFlo1 chromosome 1, rRhiFlo1.hap2, whole genome shotgun sequence containing:
- the NEDD9 gene encoding enhancer of filamentation 1 isoform X2, with amino-acid sequence MKYKNLMARALYDNVPECAEELAFRKGDILTVIEQNTEGLEGWWLCSLHGRQGIVPGNRVKLLIGPVQESPSNQDMANSGSVHQPFNQQKINQVPNAHAPPRDPVYQVPPSYLNQGIYQVPTGHGFQGQDAYQVPPSGQRSFGGIDGSPISNKVVTPIRSGQGYVYEFPTKFQKDTYDIPPIRPLQGIYDVPPASFKGPAQATQMGDVESQGVYDVPPAKGIYAIPPLACRGATDPRERLSDWAACGKHEVRPEGVYDVPPPMAKGAAKESGQKCICSPSDLTPHQQGLYDVPVSHQTQFAGQQITPQMDVYDTPRGVPFPGQHLGFGDGLNPEGKEGVYDVPPQVTQDTKRLQDVTDGMNRLSFSSTGSTRSNMSTSSTKSKESSFSATPEKDRRLALDPDTAIERLYWHQNMVETTVSSLMAFINPDWRSYEYMEKHINKIHTAVEKVEQSLVDYLHFAKGATANASFLSELSLYNKMRRELQRLDDSHQILTQTSHDLNNCSWSLNVLAVNKLQNKCDNLDRFVMVARTIPDDAKQLTTSISVNTEVLFKQGPCGSYLKNASEIADYVYDSPQTQMLHPGDKSQGHCTSLPPLLSKDQHCQCSSSDGSEKSWMDDYDYVHLQGKEEFERQQKELLEKENIIKQNKMQLEHHQLNQFQWLEQEITKPVENDISKWKPPQGPHPANSLVASQERQLLLFYSDQCETHFISLLNAIDAFFSCISAAQPPRIFVAHSKFVILSAHKLVFIGDTLTRQLTTQEIRNSIMNSSNQLCELLKSIVMSTKMAALNYPSTASLQDMVDRVTELSHYAQLFKRSLVHMASY
- the NEDD9 gene encoding enhancer of filamentation 1 isoform X1; amino-acid sequence: MLSIISYLEEANSFEISMAYFRNLMARALYDNVPECAEELAFRKGDILTVIEQNTEGLEGWWLCSLHGRQGIVPGNRVKLLIGPVQESPSNQDMANSGSVHQPFNQQKINQVPNAHAPPRDPVYQVPPSYLNQGIYQVPTGHGFQGQDAYQVPPSGQRSFGGIDGSPISNKVVTPIRSGQGYVYEFPTKFQKDTYDIPPIRPLQGIYDVPPASFKGPAQATQMGDVESQGVYDVPPAKGIYAIPPLACRGATDPRERLSDWAACGKHEVRPEGVYDVPPPMAKGAAKESGQKCICSPSDLTPHQQGLYDVPVSHQTQFAGQQITPQMDVYDTPRGVPFPGQHLGFGDGLNPEGKEGVYDVPPQVTQDTKRLQDVTDGMNRLSFSSTGSTRSNMSTSSTKSKESSFSATPEKDRRLALDPDTAIERLYWHQNMVETTVSSLMAFINPDWRSYEYMEKHINKIHTAVEKVEQSLVDYLHFAKGATANASFLSELSLYNKMRRELQRLDDSHQILTQTSHDLNNCSWSLNVLAVNKLQNKCDNLDRFVMVARTIPDDAKQLTTSISVNTEVLFKQGPCGSYLKNASEIADYVYDSPQTQMLHPGDKSQGHCTSLPPLLSKDQHCQCSSSDGSEKSWMDDYDYVHLQGKEEFERQQKELLEKENIIKQNKMQLEHHQLNQFQWLEQEITKPVENDISKWKPPQGPHPANSLVASQERQLLLFYSDQCETHFISLLNAIDAFFSCISAAQPPRIFVAHSKFVILSAHKLVFIGDTLTRQLTTQEIRNSIMNSSNQLCELLKSIVMSTKMAALNYPSTASLQDMVDRVTELSHYAQLFKRSLVHMASY